The following proteins are co-located in the Paludibaculum fermentans genome:
- a CDS encoding Fur family transcriptional regulator, giving the protein MPEAAHGAGTGIAKDSLKQRGIRLTRQRQLLLDLLDKSGQHLDAETLYQMAHQRDPKLNRVTVYRTLKLLKEGGLVDELDLMHHTGDQHFYETRTKQEHAHIICLRCGKVEEFFGDPLQRLRRQVEAHFGFQIIIARTEIGGYCAHCQVLRLQEVDAARQPEVVEKTTKRKSS; this is encoded by the coding sequence ATGCCCGAAGCAGCCCACGGCGCCGGAACCGGAATAGCCAAAGACTCTTTGAAGCAGCGTGGAATCCGCCTGACCCGGCAGCGCCAGCTCCTCCTGGACCTGCTGGACAAGTCGGGCCAGCACCTGGACGCGGAAACGCTCTACCAGATGGCCCACCAGCGGGATCCCAAGCTCAATCGAGTTACCGTCTACCGCACTCTCAAGTTGCTGAAAGAAGGCGGACTCGTCGACGAGCTCGACCTCATGCACCACACCGGGGACCAGCACTTCTACGAGACCCGGACCAAGCAGGAACACGCCCACATCATCTGCCTGCGCTGCGGCAAGGTGGAAGAGTTCTTCGGCGATCCGCTGCAACGCCTGCGCCGCCAGGTGGAAGCGCACTTCGGCTTCCAGATCATCATCGCCCGCACCGAAATCGGCGGCTATTGCGCCCACTGCCAGGTGTTGAGGCTGCAGGAAGTGGATGCCGCCCGCCAGCCTGAAGTAGTAGAAAAAACCACAAAACGTAAGAGTTCCTGA
- a CDS encoding LolA family protein: MAALLLGASAQANTLEEALARMDKAAVGFRGLTASLSKTSYTALIKESTVESGTMTLFRPKPRDMRVLIEFNKPEAHAVGFQNKKAQIYMPKANVVQEYDLGKQSSLVDQFLLLGFGTPGSEIKKSYAVKYLGTETVNGVKSDHLDLVPNSEEARKAFRHFEVWVSQADGVTVQMKAHQPSNDYVLFVYTDIKVNPPINDESVRLKLPKGVKKETPQK, encoded by the coding sequence ATGGCCGCACTCCTGCTTGGCGCTTCCGCCCAGGCGAATACCTTAGAAGAAGCGCTGGCCCGCATGGACAAGGCAGCGGTTGGCTTTCGCGGTCTCACCGCCTCGCTCAGCAAGACTTCCTATACCGCACTCATCAAGGAATCCACGGTCGAGAGCGGCACAATGACTCTCTTCCGGCCCAAGCCGCGCGACATGCGCGTGCTGATTGAGTTCAACAAACCAGAGGCCCACGCCGTTGGTTTTCAGAACAAGAAAGCCCAGATCTATATGCCCAAGGCCAATGTGGTCCAGGAATACGATCTTGGCAAGCAGAGTTCCCTCGTAGACCAGTTCCTCCTGCTCGGCTTCGGTACACCCGGCAGTGAGATCAAAAAGAGCTACGCCGTCAAGTACTTGGGCACTGAAACCGTCAACGGCGTCAAGTCGGACCATCTCGATCTCGTACCGAACTCGGAAGAGGCCCGCAAGGCCTTCCGCCATTTTGAGGTTTGGGTCTCCCAAGCCGATGGGGTTACCGTGCAGATGAAGGCGCACCAGCCGTCCAACGACTACGTCCTCTTCGTCTACACCGACATCAAAGTCAATCCTCCAATCAATGATGAATCGGTACGGCTAAAGCTGCCGAAAGGCGTAAAGAAGGAGACGCCGCAAAAGTAA
- a CDS encoding heparan-alpha-glucosaminide N-acetyltransferase domain-containing protein, producing the protein MGNSTSRSGQRLAFLDWTRGFAAMIMLQGHVFHSFTSKELRADGPYTLSQFCGGLTPAVFLFLTGVTLGFLMDSGCRKGLSGWQRTTAALRRAGYLLAVAIAFRFQMWAFAFGQSPWTDIFRVDILNCMALGIAVLAPLAIFDTRERIRFAAISGLAIACAAPVISALNLDWVHPFARHWFVPDSNFFAFFPWAAFIAFGLSAGSILRMAADADMQRVMQWAALAGLGMIFGAQYFSNLPYSVYSNSDFWVNSPGLIFIKMGVILLLASFAYLWTTFMNPGWSFVRQLGGTSLLVYWVHTELVYGRWFGFWKESLTVPQTVAMAASVITLMITLSVARTGWKGGPGFHVWFRQQWNAWRSMTPDQATGD; encoded by the coding sequence ATGGGTAATTCGACTAGCAGGAGCGGCCAACGGCTCGCGTTTCTGGACTGGACACGAGGCTTCGCAGCCATGATCATGCTGCAGGGCCATGTCTTCCACTCCTTCACCAGCAAGGAGTTACGCGCAGATGGGCCGTATACGCTCTCGCAGTTCTGTGGCGGCCTCACACCCGCGGTTTTCCTCTTCCTCACCGGCGTCACGCTTGGTTTTCTGATGGATTCCGGCTGCCGCAAAGGCCTTTCGGGCTGGCAGCGCACCACCGCCGCCCTGCGCCGGGCCGGCTACCTCCTCGCCGTTGCCATCGCCTTCCGTTTCCAGATGTGGGCCTTCGCTTTCGGCCAGAGCCCCTGGACCGACATCTTCCGCGTCGACATCCTCAACTGCATGGCCCTGGGCATCGCAGTCCTGGCCCCCTTGGCCATCTTCGACACCCGCGAACGCATCCGCTTCGCCGCCATCAGTGGCCTGGCCATCGCCTGCGCCGCCCCGGTCATCAGCGCGCTCAACCTGGACTGGGTGCATCCCTTCGCCCGCCACTGGTTCGTGCCGGATTCCAATTTCTTCGCCTTCTTCCCGTGGGCCGCGTTTATCGCGTTCGGCCTCAGCGCCGGCTCCATCCTGCGCATGGCCGCCGACGCCGATATGCAGCGGGTCATGCAGTGGGCCGCGCTCGCCGGACTGGGTATGATCTTCGGAGCTCAGTACTTCTCCAATCTGCCCTATTCCGTATATTCCAACTCGGACTTCTGGGTGAACAGCCCCGGCTTGATCTTCATCAAGATGGGGGTCATTCTGTTGCTCGCCAGCTTCGCCTACCTCTGGACCACCTTCATGAACCCCGGCTGGAGCTTTGTCCGCCAACTCGGCGGCACTTCCCTGCTCGTCTACTGGGTTCACACCGAGCTCGTCTACGGCCGCTGGTTCGGCTTCTGGAAGGAATCGCTCACCGTCCCGCAGACCGTCGCGATGGCCGCCTCCGTCATCACGCTGATGATCACTCTCAGCGTCGCCCGCACCGGCTGGAAGGGTGGGCCCGGCTTCCATGTCTGGTTCCGCCAGCAGTGGAATGCCTGGCGCTCCATGACTCCGGACCAGGCAACCGGCGATTGA
- a CDS encoding pentapeptide repeat-containing protein, whose translation MPMRIAGHSTDNEDRPVSMERWQQALGPHELWLEQRPGGTRAVLEHLNLVDLQAPLVRLRSAIFRHLEMPGSDFNGANLARVEFEECDLSMSNLSSSDLTGSVWLKSRLNDASLSAANLCEAEMQTASLQQVKAPGSRWLEARLSRCDFTQCVLRQASLHHVSLMECAFVESDLEAALFYKASLQFCRFRETRALGANFTGSKLERCSFDHCLLDNVRFAQTSLRGTSFRACSMRGADLRETDLGGCAFQGTKVEGARFQSAKTFGTDFRGANLRGARELTPQQLGQARTDETTVLPNGTPGPFKKNGK comes from the coding sequence ATGCCAATGAGAATTGCGGGACACAGCACGGACAACGAGGATCGACCGGTGTCGATGGAGCGGTGGCAACAGGCTTTGGGGCCGCACGAACTGTGGCTGGAGCAGCGGCCGGGTGGAACGCGGGCTGTGCTGGAGCACCTGAACCTGGTGGACCTGCAGGCTCCGCTGGTGCGGCTGCGCTCGGCCATCTTCCGGCACCTGGAGATGCCGGGGTCCGATTTCAACGGCGCCAACTTGGCGCGGGTGGAATTTGAAGAGTGCGACCTGTCGATGTCGAACCTCTCTTCCTCTGACCTGACGGGCAGCGTGTGGCTGAAGTCGCGGTTGAACGATGCCAGTTTGTCGGCGGCCAATCTGTGCGAGGCCGAGATGCAGACGGCCAGCCTGCAGCAGGTGAAGGCGCCCGGATCGCGCTGGCTGGAGGCCCGGTTGTCGCGGTGCGATTTCACGCAGTGCGTCCTGCGGCAGGCGTCCCTGCACCATGTCTCGCTGATGGAGTGCGCGTTTGTGGAGAGCGACCTGGAGGCTGCGCTGTTCTACAAGGCATCCCTGCAATTCTGCCGCTTTCGCGAGACGCGCGCACTGGGGGCCAACTTCACGGGCTCAAAGCTCGAGCGTTGCTCCTTTGACCACTGCCTGCTGGACAACGTGAGATTCGCGCAGACATCGCTGCGGGGCACGTCGTTCCGCGCCTGCAGCATGCGCGGCGCGGATCTGCGCGAAACAGACTTGGGCGGCTGCGCCTTTCAGGGGACGAAGGTGGAGGGGGCGCGTTTCCAGAGCGCCAAGACGTTTGGAACGGACTTCCGCGGTGCGAATCTGCGCGGAGCGCGCGAGTTGACTCCGCAACAACTGGGACAGGCACGTACTGACGAGACGACCGTGCTGCCGAATGGCACGCCGGGACCGTTCAAGAAGAACGGCAAGTAG
- a CDS encoding acetyl-CoA hydrolase/transferase family protein, translating to MKNWLSEYESRRRTAAQALEAVQSGQRVFVHMGAAAPLPLLDALCGHSARLRDVEVLHCITIGNAPYTDPAYCGNFRHNALFVSGNTRCAVQQGRGDYIPVFLHEIEGLFSNGTLPIDVALIQCTPPDRFGYMSLGTDIDISLTAARQARHLIVQVNPRLPRTCGDTMIHVEECHAIVEATHELPDFLQGEVTSAHRAIATHVSALIPDGATIQIGVGGIPEAVLASLSNHQHLGVHTEMFSDGIIPLFEAGVITNDRKTLHPHKAVTSFVLGTRAIYDYIDNNPVFEFLPNRYINDPYVIGQNDRMVAVNAALEVDLSGQVCSDSIGSIPFSGVGGQVDFIRGAARSKGGVPIIALPATAKNGALSRIVPRLKPGAGVVTSRADVHWVATEFGAVNLHGRNLRQRAEALIGIADPRFQAELQREAAVMFQKS from the coding sequence ATGAAGAACTGGTTATCCGAATACGAAAGCCGCCGCCGCACCGCCGCCCAGGCGCTCGAAGCCGTGCAATCCGGCCAGCGCGTCTTTGTTCACATGGGCGCAGCGGCTCCCCTGCCCCTGCTGGATGCCCTGTGCGGCCACTCCGCCCGGCTGCGGGACGTGGAGGTGCTGCACTGCATCACCATCGGCAATGCTCCGTATACGGACCCGGCCTACTGCGGCAACTTCCGCCACAACGCCCTGTTCGTCAGCGGCAATACACGCTGCGCCGTGCAGCAGGGCCGCGGCGACTACATCCCCGTGTTCCTGCACGAGATCGAGGGCCTCTTCTCCAATGGAACCCTGCCTATCGACGTCGCCCTGATCCAGTGCACTCCGCCCGACCGTTTCGGCTACATGAGCCTGGGCACCGACATCGACATCTCCCTCACCGCCGCCCGCCAGGCCCGGCACCTCATCGTGCAGGTGAATCCGCGCCTGCCGCGCACCTGCGGCGACACCATGATCCATGTCGAGGAGTGCCACGCCATCGTCGAGGCCACCCACGAACTGCCGGACTTCCTGCAAGGCGAAGTCACGTCCGCCCACCGCGCCATTGCCACCCATGTTTCGGCGCTGATCCCCGACGGTGCGACTATCCAGATCGGAGTCGGCGGCATTCCCGAGGCGGTCCTCGCCAGTCTCTCGAATCACCAACACCTCGGCGTCCACACTGAGATGTTCAGCGACGGCATCATTCCGCTCTTCGAAGCGGGCGTCATCACCAACGACCGCAAGACGCTCCACCCGCACAAGGCTGTCACCAGCTTCGTCCTCGGCACGCGCGCCATCTACGACTACATCGACAACAACCCGGTCTTCGAGTTCCTGCCCAACCGCTATATCAACGATCCGTATGTGATTGGCCAGAATGACCGCATGGTCGCCGTCAACGCCGCACTGGAAGTTGATCTCTCCGGCCAGGTCTGCTCGGATTCCATCGGCTCCATTCCGTTCAGCGGTGTGGGCGGGCAGGTCGACTTCATCCGCGGAGCCGCGCGGTCCAAAGGCGGCGTGCCGATTATCGCCTTACCCGCGACCGCCAAGAACGGGGCGCTTTCGCGCATCGTCCCGCGCCTCAAGCCCGGAGCCGGCGTCGTGACTTCCCGCGCGGACGTGCATTGGGTGGCCACCGAATTCGGAGCGGTCAACCTGCATGGCCGCAACCTGCGCCAGCGCGCTGAAGCGCTGATC